In Sphingomonas sp. R1, a single genomic region encodes these proteins:
- a CDS encoding WYL domain-containing protein: MTEAPVNNTPFVLEGIVRLRCLQVTYNRTRMIVAPHILYTRNESLYTDAFIVSREGMLPREPKMATFKVDGLKEVSVLDRAFEISDLFDHELEKYEGLTLMKVEPEAR, translated from the coding sequence GTGACCGAAGCCCCTGTAAACAACACCCCGTTCGTCCTGGAAGGCATTGTGCGCCTGCGCTGCCTGCAGGTGACCTATAACCGCACGCGGATGATCGTGGCGCCGCACATCCTCTACACGCGCAACGAATCGCTCTACACCGATGCGTTCATCGTCTCGCGGGAAGGCATGCTGCCGCGCGAGCCGAAAATGGCCACCTTCAAGGTGGATGGCCTGAAGGAAGTGTCGGTACTGGATCGCGCCTTCGAGATCAGCGACCTGTTCGACCACGAGCTCGAAAAATATGAAGGGCTCACCCTGATGAAGGTCGAACCCGAGGCAAGGTGA
- a CDS encoding pseudouridine synthase, which yields MSDSKPTKSTSAPQRIAKLLARAGIASRREIERMIAEGRVALNGTTLDTPATILTSLHGVTVDGDPVAEAAPARLFRYHKAAGLLTAERDFTGRPTIYDRLPEGLPRVMPVGRLDLNTEGLLLLTTDGELKREMELPAVGVERTYRARAYGQVGQEQLEDLMLGIEIEGVRYGPINANIERRTGANLWIEMTLTEGKNREVRRVLEFLGLQVSRLIRTRYGPFYLNDLPAGDVDEIRQADLITFRTVLGKPGGGKAASNLQFAVRQRAIEPAEKPAKVEPEGRRRIAKPVPVAKGPVFTARATPKAKPKDGEERPRTGGRLGVREGSEGGVGKPARAARAKSFRDTREPRAGDLVDRPRGRRDARGEQGAERPWTRGEDGGERGRAARPGRPGTGQSDRSRAGPARFGGGGDSERPRGPRTARPGGDSSERSRGPSRFGGDGDRPRPARGEGPARSGGGDGDRSRGPRTPRPGGGSGGNRPQRPGGPGRPPRGRG from the coding sequence GTGTCTGACTCCAAACCCACGAAATCCACCAGTGCGCCGCAGCGCATCGCCAAGCTTCTCGCCCGTGCCGGCATCGCCTCCCGGCGTGAAATCGAACGCATGATCGCGGAGGGCCGCGTTGCCCTCAACGGCACGACGCTCGATACGCCGGCGACCATCCTCACCTCGCTGCACGGCGTCACGGTCGATGGCGATCCGGTCGCCGAAGCGGCGCCCGCACGGCTGTTCCGCTATCACAAGGCCGCCGGCCTGCTCACCGCCGAGCGCGACTTTACCGGTCGCCCGACCATCTATGATCGCCTTCCCGAAGGCCTGCCGCGGGTGATGCCGGTCGGCCGGCTCGACCTCAACACCGAGGGCCTGTTGCTGCTCACCACCGATGGCGAGCTCAAGCGCGAGATGGAGCTGCCCGCGGTCGGCGTCGAGCGCACCTACCGTGCACGCGCCTATGGCCAGGTCGGCCAAGAGCAGCTCGAGGACCTGATGCTCGGCATCGAGATCGAGGGCGTCCGCTACGGCCCGATCAACGCGAACATCGAGCGGCGGACTGGCGCCAATCTCTGGATCGAGATGACCCTGACCGAGGGCAAGAACCGCGAAGTCCGCCGCGTGCTGGAGTTCCTGGGCCTGCAGGTCAGCCGCCTGATCCGCACCCGCTACGGCCCCTTCTATCTGAATGACCTGCCCGCCGGCGATGTCGACGAGATCCGCCAGGCTGATCTGATCACCTTCCGCACCGTGCTGGGCAAGCCCGGCGGCGGCAAGGCGGCCTCCAACCTGCAGTTCGCCGTGCGTCAGCGCGCGATCGAGCCGGCGGAGAAGCCGGCCAAGGTCGAGCCCGAAGGCCGTCGCCGGATCGCCAAGCCCGTCCCGGTGGCGAAGGGTCCGGTGTTCACCGCCCGCGCCACGCCCAAGGCCAAGCCGAAGGATGGCGAGGAGCGTCCGCGCACCGGCGGGCGGCTCGGCGTCCGCGAGGGCAGCGAAGGCGGCGTCGGCAAGCCGGCGCGTGCCGCCCGCGCCAAGTCGTTCCGCGACACCCGCGAACCGCGCGCCGGCGATCTGGTCGATCGGCCGCGTGGCCGCCGCGATGCCCGCGGTGAGCAGGGCGCCGAGCGGCCCTGGACCCGCGGCGAGGATGGCGGCGAGCGCGGTCGCGCCGCACGTCCGGGTCGCCCCGGCACGGGCCAGAGCGACCGCAGCCGTGCCGGCCCCGCGCGCTTCGGCGGCGGCGGCGATAGCGAACGCCCGCGCGGTCCGCGCACGGCGCGTCCGGGCGGCGACTCGAGCGAACGCAGCCGGGGTCCGTCGCGCTTCGGCGGCGACGGCGACCGCCCGCGTCCGGCGCGTGGCGAAGGCCCGGCACGATCGGGCGGCGGCGATGGCGATCGCTCGCGCGGGCCCCGCACGCCCCGACCGGGTGGCGGGAGCGGCGGCAACCGTCCGCAGCGACCCGGCGGCCCCGGCCGTCCGCCGCGGGGGCGCGGCTGA
- the rsmD gene encoding 16S rRNA (guanine(966)-N(2))-methyltransferase RsmD, producing MRIIAGDWRGRPLAAPKGDTTRPTADRTREALFSMLASRVGSFEDLAVGDFFAGSGALGLEALSRGAASCLFVEQDRGALDVLKANIAKLGAKGTDVRPGSVLALGPARAPLDLILMDPPYGTGAGIVALDKLARLGWTGPGTWISIETGKTEDVELAGFVVDAERVYGKAKLTLLRAA from the coding sequence ATGCGGATCATCGCTGGAGACTGGCGCGGCCGGCCGCTCGCCGCCCCCAAGGGCGACACCACCCGCCCCACCGCCGATCGCACGCGTGAGGCGCTGTTCTCGATGCTCGCCTCGCGCGTCGGCAGCTTCGAGGATCTCGCCGTTGGGGACTTTTTCGCCGGATCGGGCGCGCTGGGCCTGGAGGCGCTGTCGCGCGGTGCTGCCTCCTGCCTGTTCGTCGAGCAGGATCGAGGTGCGCTCGACGTGCTCAAGGCCAATATTGCCAAGCTCGGCGCCAAGGGGACCGATGTCCGCCCCGGCTCGGTGCTGGCGCTTGGGCCCGCCCGCGCGCCGCTCGACCTGATCCTGATGGACCCGCCCTATGGCACCGGCGCCGGCATCGTCGCGCTCGACAAGCTGGCGCGGCTTGGCTGGACCGGGCCCGGCACCTGGATCAGCATCGAGACCGGCAAGACCGAGGATGTCGAACTCGCCGGCTTCGTGGTCGATGCCGAACGCGTTTATGGCAAGGCCAAGCTGACGCTGCTGCGCGCCGCCTGA
- a CDS encoding MFS transporter, with product MQTDGLPLPRRLTAIAAVSFGTALVVIDGAIATVALPTIARDLHVDSSAAVAVVTVYQLVLVMLLLPFSGLGNRIGLKRLYQIGQIVFTVATILCFFAKSLPFLLIVRAAQAAGAAAALSVSSALVRQIYPAKQLGRGLGVNSVVVSVSSAIAPTLGGLVLAIGPWPWVFASAVPFAVASLLLGRSLPDIPRSKAPFDVLGAVLCAAMFGLIIGGLESAVHGDSPVVSYAVVAAGIAVGVIFVRREQGEAEPILPVDLLARPVLALSTVGAFTAFVATMTLLLALPFRLQHGYGFAPSEVGAVIAPWPLTTMFVAPLAGSLSDRYPAGALGGIGMVIAIAGLLSLAFLPHDPSYFDIAWRMALTGAGFGMFLSPNARLIIGSAPTERAAAAGGLISTTRMVGQTTGATLVAALLAMGVGGGSTPALVAAGLALIAGICSLARLRPSVRNPDRREADAAQPAQMG from the coding sequence ATGCAAACCGACGGTCTTCCCCTGCCCCGCCGCCTCACCGCAATCGCCGCCGTGTCCTTCGGCACCGCGCTGGTGGTGATCGATGGCGCGATCGCCACGGTCGCGCTGCCCACCATCGCACGCGACTTGCATGTCGATTCCTCCGCCGCGGTCGCGGTGGTGACGGTGTACCAGCTCGTGCTGGTGATGCTGTTGCTGCCCTTCTCCGGCCTCGGCAATCGGATCGGGCTCAAGCGGCTGTACCAGATCGGGCAGATCGTCTTCACGGTGGCGACGATCCTCTGCTTCTTCGCCAAGAGCCTGCCCTTCCTGCTGATCGTGCGCGCGGCGCAGGCGGCGGGGGCGGCGGCGGCGCTGAGCGTCTCGTCCGCGCTGGTCCGGCAGATCTACCCGGCCAAGCAACTTGGCCGCGGTCTGGGCGTCAATTCCGTGGTCGTGTCGGTGTCCTCGGCGATCGCGCCGACGCTGGGCGGCCTCGTATTGGCGATCGGGCCCTGGCCCTGGGTGTTTGCCTCCGCCGTGCCCTTCGCGGTCGCCAGCCTGCTGCTCGGCCGTTCGCTGCCCGACATCCCGCGCTCCAAGGCGCCGTTCGACGTGCTCGGCGCGGTGCTGTGCGCCGCGATGTTCGGGCTGATCATCGGCGGGCTGGAAAGCGCGGTGCACGGCGACAGTCCGGTCGTTTCGTACGCGGTGGTTGCGGCGGGGATCGCGGTGGGGGTCATCTTCGTCCGCCGCGAGCAGGGCGAGGCAGAGCCGATCCTGCCGGTCGACCTGCTGGCCCGCCCGGTCCTGGCGCTCTCCACGGTCGGCGCGTTCACGGCGTTCGTCGCGACCATGACGCTGCTCCTCGCGCTCCCGTTCCGCCTCCAGCACGGCTATGGCTTCGCGCCGTCCGAAGTGGGCGCGGTGATCGCCCCCTGGCCGCTGACCACGATGTTCGTGGCGCCGCTCGCAGGATCGCTGTCGGATCGCTATCCGGCGGGGGCGCTGGGCGGGATCGGCATGGTGATCGCGATTGCCGGGCTGTTGAGCCTGGCGTTCCTGCCGCATGACCCGAGCTATTTCGACATTGCCTGGCGGATGGCGCTGACCGGGGCCGGCTTCGGCATGTTCCTCTCGCCCAACGCGCGGCTGATCATCGGATCGGCCCCCACCGAGCGCGCGGCTGCCGCAGGCGGCCTGATCTCGACCACGCGCATGGTCGGGCAGACGACCGGGGCGACGCTCGTTGCGGCGCTGCTGGCGATGGGCGTGGGCGGGGGCAGCACGCCCGCGCTGGTCGCCGCGGGTCTGGCGCTGATCGCCGGGATCTGCAGCCTCGCGCGCCTGCGCCCCTCCGTCCGCAACCCGGACCGGCGCGAGGCGGACGCGGCCCAGCCCGCGCAAATGGGGTAA
- a CDS encoding ATP-dependent helicase, translating into MSLAPTPQDAPYIQGLNEPQREAVLTTDGPVLVLAGAGTGKTAALTARLAHLLWTRRAYPSEILAVTFTNKAAREMKERVGRLVGEAVEGMPWLGTFHAIGAKMLRRHAELVGLQSNFTILDTDDQLRLLKQLILANDLDEKRWPARQLAGLIDGWKNRGLIPADLDAGESESYANGRGQSLYAQYQERLRLLNACDFGDLLLHMLTILKTHREVLELYQQRFRYIMVDEYQDTNAVQYLWLRLLAQERKNICCVGDDDQSIYSWRGAQVENILKFEKDFPGAVVIKLEQNYRSTPHILGAASGVIANNGGRLGKTLWTEVDVGEKVKVLGVWDGPEEARRVGEEIEGLQRGGLSLDGTAILVRAQHQTREFEDRFIAIGLPYRIIGGFRFYERQEIRDALAYLRVVAQPADDLAFERIVNVPKRGLGDKALSKVHQYARAQGIPLTTAAARILDTDELTPQARRALGNLVGDMVRWRSMGDDLQHPDLARIILDESGYTAMWQADRTAEAAGRLENLNELVRAMEEYESLSAFLEHVSLVMDNEASAEEPKVTIMTIHAAKGLEFDTVFLAGWEEGIFPSQRALDEGGLASLEEERRLAYVAITRARRRAIILHAANRRIYGQWTSSLPSRFVGELPPEHVESESTMTGGESLWRANWSERSDPFADVARGAGRGPGWQRAAGVDPKNPGGGFTNRTFTRDQPRVLESRASAVSFGAKPRGDLSLGLRVFHQKFGYGTIAEIEGNKLEIDFEQAGRKRVMDSFVSVPD; encoded by the coding sequence ATGTCGCTTGCCCCCACCCCTCAGGACGCGCCCTATATCCAGGGCCTGAACGAACCCCAGCGCGAGGCCGTGCTCACCACCGACGGGCCGGTGCTGGTGCTCGCCGGTGCGGGCACGGGCAAGACCGCCGCGCTGACCGCGCGGCTCGCGCACCTGCTGTGGACACGCCGGGCCTACCCGTCCGAGATCCTCGCGGTCACCTTCACCAACAAGGCCGCGCGCGAGATGAAGGAGCGCGTCGGCCGCCTCGTCGGCGAGGCGGTGGAGGGAATGCCGTGGCTCGGCACCTTCCACGCGATCGGTGCCAAGATGCTGCGTCGCCACGCCGAGCTGGTGGGCCTGCAGAGCAACTTCACCATCCTCGACACCGACGACCAGCTACGCCTGCTCAAGCAGCTGATCCTCGCCAACGATCTCGACGAGAAGCGCTGGCCGGCGCGCCAGCTCGCCGGGCTGATCGACGGGTGGAAGAATCGCGGCCTCATCCCTGCCGATCTCGATGCCGGCGAGTCCGAGAGCTATGCCAATGGGCGCGGCCAGTCGCTCTACGCGCAGTATCAGGAGCGGCTCCGGCTGCTCAACGCCTGCGACTTCGGCGATCTCCTCCTCCACATGCTCACGATTCTTAAGACTCATCGTGAGGTTCTGGAGCTCTACCAGCAGCGCTTCCGCTATATCATGGTGGACGAGTATCAGGATACCAACGCGGTCCAGTATCTCTGGCTGCGGCTGCTTGCGCAGGAACGCAAGAATATCTGCTGCGTCGGTGACGACGATCAGTCCATCTACAGCTGGCGCGGCGCGCAGGTGGAAAATATCCTGAAGTTCGAGAAGGACTTCCCCGGCGCGGTTGTGATAAAATTGGAGCAGAACTACCGCTCCACCCCGCATATTCTGGGCGCCGCCTCGGGCGTGATCGCCAACAATGGGGGGCGCCTCGGCAAGACGCTGTGGACCGAGGTCGATGTCGGCGAGAAGGTAAAGGTGCTCGGCGTGTGGGACGGGCCCGAGGAAGCGCGCCGTGTCGGCGAGGAGATCGAGGGGCTGCAGCGCGGCGGCCTCAGCCTCGACGGCACCGCGATCCTGGTACGCGCCCAGCACCAGACCCGCGAGTTCGAAGACCGGTTCATCGCGATCGGCCTCCCCTATCGCATCATCGGCGGCTTCCGCTTCTACGAGCGGCAGGAAATTCGCGACGCCCTCGCCTATCTGCGCGTGGTGGCGCAGCCGGCGGACGACCTCGCCTTTGAACGCATCGTCAACGTGCCGAAGCGCGGCCTGGGCGACAAGGCGCTGTCGAAGGTGCACCAATATGCCCGTGCACAGGGCATCCCGCTGACCACCGCCGCGGCGCGTATCCTCGATACCGACGAGCTCACCCCACAGGCGCGGCGTGCGCTGGGCAACCTCGTCGGCGACATGGTGCGGTGGCGGAGCATGGGCGACGACCTGCAGCATCCGGACCTCGCGCGGATCATCCTCGACGAAAGCGGCTATACCGCGATGTGGCAGGCCGATCGCACCGCCGAGGCGGCCGGGCGGCTGGAGAACCTCAACGAACTCGTCCGCGCGATGGAAGAGTATGAGAGCCTGTCGGCTTTCCTCGAGCATGTCAGCCTGGTGATGGACAACGAGGCCTCGGCCGAGGAGCCCAAGGTCACGATCATGACGATCCACGCCGCCAAGGGGCTGGAGTTCGACACGGTGTTCCTTGCCGGCTGGGAGGAAGGCATCTTCCCCTCGCAGCGCGCGCTCGACGAAGGCGGGCTCGCCAGCCTCGAGGAAGAACGCCGCCTCGCCTATGTCGCGATCACCCGGGCGCGCCGGCGCGCGATCATCCTGCATGCCGCCAATCGCCGCATCTACGGCCAGTGGACATCGAGCCTGCCCAGCCGCTTCGTCGGCGAGCTGCCGCCCGAGCATGTCGAGTCGGAAAGCACGATGACCGGCGGCGAAAGCCTGTGGCGGGCCAACTGGAGCGAGCGCAGCGATCCCTTTGCCGATGTGGCGCGCGGCGCCGGGCGGGGCCCGGGCTGGCAGCGCGCGGCGGGCGTCGACCCGAAGAACCCCGGCGGCGGCTTCACCAACCGCACCTTCACCCGCGACCAGCCGCGCGTGCTGGAAAGCCGCGCCTCCGCCGTCAGCTTCGGGGCCAAGCCGCGCGGCGACCTTTCGCTCGGCCTGCGCGTGTTCCACCAGAAGTTCGGCTACGGCACGATTGCCGAGATCGAGGGCAACAAGCTCGAGATCGACTTCGAGCAGGCCGGTCGCAAGCGGGTGATGGACAGCTTCGTCAGCGTGCCCGACTGA
- a CDS encoding inorganic phosphate transporter, whose amino-acid sequence MATLAVDQASTAELPRSPRFNERTHPVAKLLFAAILMGGLAFAGWSILVDTREAGETLALGVFAFLGLALLIALGFEFVNGFHDTANAVATVIYTNSMPAQLAVIWSGFFNFLGVMVSSGAVAYSIITLLPVDLLLNVGSAAGFSMIFALLLAAVLWNLATWYVGLPNSSSHALIGSVLGVGFANQLILSGSRGGTAGVDWSQATKVFSALFWSPLMGFAGAMLLLLLMRAVFRKQPQLFEAPSGNTPPPRGIRALLIGTCTAVSFFHGSNDGQKGMGLIMLILIGCAPTAYALNRTLPASATAAFVQHSQAAGALFDARSGGVSVDPAQARVILTDALQHRKAEGPKVYAAMEAIATSLIDQVSSYGSLSKVPARASSNVRNDMYLVLDTSKLVTKKPVGFNEPELKALKAYQDDLERGTRFIPVWVKIVVAIALGLGTMIGWKRIVVTVGEKIGKQHMTYGMGAAAEIVAAVTIMSADMIGRPVSTTHILSSGVAGASVASGAGLHARTIRNMALAWLMTLPAAMLLSGGLYWLMLSAVRFFGLT is encoded by the coding sequence ATGGCGACGCTCGCAGTGGACCAGGCTAGCACGGCAGAATTGCCGCGAAGTCCCCGATTCAACGAAAGAACCCACCCCGTTGCGAAGTTGCTCTTCGCCGCGATCCTGATGGGAGGGCTTGCCTTTGCGGGCTGGAGCATCCTTGTGGATACCCGGGAGGCGGGGGAAACCCTCGCGCTCGGCGTGTTCGCCTTCCTCGGGCTGGCGCTGCTGATCGCGCTGGGCTTCGAGTTCGTGAATGGCTTCCACGATACCGCCAATGCCGTCGCGACGGTGATCTACACCAACTCGATGCCCGCCCAACTGGCGGTGATCTGGTCGGGCTTCTTCAACTTTCTCGGCGTGATGGTGTCGAGCGGCGCGGTCGCCTATTCGATCATCACGCTGCTGCCGGTGGACCTGCTGCTTAACGTCGGTTCGGCGGCGGGGTTCTCGATGATCTTCGCGCTGCTGCTTGCAGCAGTGCTGTGGAACCTGGCGACCTGGTATGTCGGTCTGCCCAACTCCTCCAGCCATGCGCTGATCGGGTCGGTGCTCGGCGTCGGCTTTGCCAACCAGCTGATCCTCAGCGGCTCGCGCGGCGGCACCGCCGGGGTCGACTGGAGCCAGGCGACCAAGGTGTTTTCCGCACTGTTCTGGAGCCCGCTGATGGGCTTTGCCGGTGCGATGCTGCTGTTGCTGCTGATGCGGGCGGTGTTCCGCAAGCAGCCGCAGCTGTTCGAGGCGCCGTCGGGCAACACGCCGCCGCCGCGCGGCATCCGCGCCCTGCTGATCGGCACCTGCACGGCGGTGTCGTTCTTCCACGGATCGAATGACGGGCAGAAGGGCATGGGGCTGATCATGCTGATCCTGATCGGCTGCGCCCCCACCGCCTATGCGCTCAACCGCACGCTGCCCGCCAGCGCGACCGCGGCGTTCGTCCAGCACTCGCAGGCCGCCGGCGCGCTGTTCGATGCCCGCAGCGGCGGCGTGTCGGTCGATCCGGCCCAGGCACGGGTGATCCTCACCGACGCGCTCCAGCACCGCAAGGCCGAGGGGCCCAAGGTCTATGCCGCGATGGAGGCGATTGCGACGAGCCTGATCGACCAGGTCTCCAGCTATGGCTCGCTGAGCAAGGTGCCCGCGCGTGCCAGCTCCAACGTCCGCAACGACATGTATCTGGTGCTCGACACCAGCAAGCTCGTCACCAAGAAGCCGGTCGGCTTCAACGAACCCGAACTGAAGGCGCTCAAGGCCTATCAGGACGATCTGGAACGCGGCACCCGCTTCATCCCGGTATGGGTGAAGATCGTCGTCGCGATCGCGCTGGGCCTCGGCACGATGATCGGCTGGAAGCGCATCGTCGTCACGGTCGGCGAGAAGATCGGCAAGCAGCACATGACCTATGGCATGGGCGCCGCTGCCGAGATCGTCGCGGCGGTGACGATCATGAGCGCCGATATGATCGGCCGCCCGGTCTCGACCACCCACATCCTCTCGTCGGGCGTCGCGGGTGCCTCGGTCGCGAGCGGAGCAGGGCTGCATGCGCGGACGATCCGCAACATGGCGCTGGCCTGGCTGATGACGCTTCCCGCCGCGATGCTGCTGTCGGGCGGACTCTACTGGCTGATGCTCAGCGCGGTACGCTTTTTCGGCCTGACCTGA
- a CDS encoding YdcH family protein, with amino-acid sequence MTIVERLIATHRLLEREIRRELRSVLPDRFRVAQLKKHKLAVKDRLHLHLPAPAARLALLPSRR; translated from the coding sequence ATGACGATTGTAGAACGCCTGATCGCCACCCACCGTCTACTGGAGCGGGAAATCCGCCGCGAATTGCGCAGCGTGCTGCCGGATCGCTTCCGCGTGGCGCAGCTCAAGAAGCACAAGCTCGCGGTCAAGGACCGGCTGCACCTGCATCTGCCCGCCCCCGCGGCGCGACTGGCGCTGCTGCCGAGCCGCCGCTGA
- a CDS encoding MFS transporter, with protein MSNAAAPASHRRILFASLVGTSVEFYDFYIYATATALVFGPLFFPAQEPWLQQVAAYASFSVAFFARPLGGLVFGHFGDRLGRKSTLVASLMLMGLSTVLIGCLPGHAVIGWVAPLLLCLLRFGQGLGLGGEWGGASLLAVEYAPKGWAYRYGSFPPLGAPVGFIAANGLFLLLGAFLTDEAFRDWGWRLPFLASAALVGLGLWVRLRIAETPAFVEAAEHAPPPQVPLGVLLREHLGATLAGTLGTVACFALFYVATLFAIGFGTKTLGYPRAAFLGAELAAILFMALGIGLAGWLADKRGATLVLALGCIAMVPLGLAMPALLVPGSLGAVFVWLAAGLFVMGFVYGPLGGWLPSLFPAQVRYTGVSVTFNLGGILGGGLTPLIAQSLVERGGIGMVGWYLAGAAGLSLIGLLLTRRH; from the coding sequence ATGTCCAATGCCGCAGCACCTGCGTCCCACCGCCGCATCCTGTTTGCGAGCCTGGTGGGCACGTCGGTCGAGTTCTACGATTTCTACATCTATGCGACCGCGACGGCGCTGGTGTTCGGCCCGCTCTTCTTCCCCGCGCAGGAGCCCTGGCTGCAGCAGGTCGCGGCCTATGCGAGCTTCAGCGTCGCCTTCTTCGCCCGGCCGCTGGGCGGCCTGGTGTTCGGCCATTTCGGCGACCGGCTCGGCCGCAAGTCGACGCTGGTCGCCTCGCTGATGCTGATGGGGCTGTCCACCGTGCTGATCGGTTGCCTGCCCGGCCATGCGGTGATCGGCTGGGTCGCGCCGCTGCTGCTTTGCCTGCTCCGCTTCGGCCAGGGGCTGGGGCTGGGCGGCGAATGGGGCGGGGCCAGTCTGCTGGCGGTGGAATATGCGCCCAAAGGCTGGGCCTATCGCTATGGCAGCTTCCCGCCGCTCGGCGCGCCGGTGGGGTTCATCGCCGCCAACGGGCTGTTCCTGCTGCTCGGCGCGTTCCTGACCGACGAGGCGTTTCGCGACTGGGGCTGGCGCCTGCCGTTCCTGGCCAGCGCCGCGCTGGTCGGCCTAGGCCTGTGGGTGCGGCTGCGCATCGCCGAAACCCCCGCGTTCGTCGAGGCGGCCGAACATGCCCCGCCGCCGCAGGTGCCGCTGGGGGTGCTGCTGCGCGAGCATCTCGGCGCCACGCTTGCGGGTACGCTCGGCACGGTCGCCTGCTTCGCGCTATTCTATGTCGCGACGCTGTTCGCGATCGGCTTCGGCACCAAGACGCTCGGCTATCCGCGCGCGGCGTTCCTCGGCGCGGAGCTCGCCGCGATCCTGTTCATGGCGCTCGGCATCGGCCTTGCCGGCTGGCTGGCCGACAAGCGCGGCGCCACGCTGGTGCTGGCGCTGGGCTGTATCGCCATGGTCCCGCTGGGGCTGGCGATGCCGGCGCTGCTGGTGCCGGGATCGCTGGGCGCCGTGTTCGTCTGGCTCGCCGCCGGACTGTTCGTGATGGGCTTCGTCTATGGGCCGCTCGGCGGCTGGCTGCCGAGCCTGTTCCCGGCGCAAGTCCGCTACACCGGCGTGTCGGTGACCTTCAACCTGGGTGGCATTCTCGGCGGCGGGCTCACCCCGCTGATCGCGCAGAGCCTGGTCGAGCGTGGCGGTATCGGGATGGTCGGCTGGTATCTGGCAGGCGCCGCCGGGCTCAGCCTGATCGGGCTGCTGCTCACCCGGCGGCACTGA
- a CDS encoding glycine zipper 2TM domain-containing protein has protein sequence MKHILALAALAAAGLSVAAPASAQQYSSPDQERARFEAARDRFDREYRVFQQASERYANYSDWLARAPTPPRVDIRDEGDWEPSRYYRPGTSERVLTRDDRVYRGDDGRYYCKRPDGTTGLIVGAAAGGLFGNVISSRRSGTVGTLLGAIAGGAIGNSIDRNNQMNNQDVRCR, from the coding sequence ATGAAGCACATCCTCGCCCTCGCAGCCCTTGCGGCCGCCGGGCTGTCGGTCGCCGCGCCGGCGTCGGCGCAGCAATATTCGTCGCCGGACCAGGAGCGCGCCCGATTCGAGGCCGCGCGCGACCGTTTCGACCGCGAATATCGCGTGTTCCAACAGGCCTCCGAGCGCTACGCGAACTACAGCGACTGGCTAGCCCGCGCCCCGACGCCGCCGCGCGTCGATATTCGCGACGAAGGCGATTGGGAGCCGTCGCGCTACTACCGGCCCGGCACCAGCGAGCGCGTGCTGACGCGCGACGACCGCGTCTATCGCGGCGATGACGGGCGCTATTACTGCAAGCGCCCCGACGGCACGACCGGCCTCATCGTCGGCGCGGCGGCCGGCGGCCTGTTCGGCAACGTCATCTCCAGCCGTCGCTCGGGCACGGTCGGCACGCTGCTGGGCGCGATCGCCGGCGGCGCGATCGGCAACTCGATCGACCGCAACAACCAGATGAACAACCAGGACGTGCGCTGCCGCTAA